A stretch of Campylobacter gracilis DNA encodes these proteins:
- the hpf gene encoding ribosome hibernation-promoting factor, HPF/YfiA family, giving the protein MNLNIVGKQFELTEAIKNYVENAFETLEKYNLDIISGRCVISADEKQGKKGFVVDFSLNLAHQDTIVVRQKDKDLYAAVDLIVERASKVLRRYHDKVNSHKNRDEMKQNAVDNAISSKEPNLNDEVDEIVPTELELYKPLEIDEALNKLKESTDQFLVFNDMDAKMRVLYKRKDGKFGLF; this is encoded by the coding sequence ATGAATTTAAATATCGTAGGTAAGCAGTTTGAGCTAACGGAAGCTATCAAAAATTATGTCGAAAACGCATTTGAGACGCTAGAAAAATATAATCTCGACATTATCTCGGGGCGTTGTGTAATTTCTGCCGACGAGAAGCAAGGCAAAAAGGGCTTCGTGGTGGATTTCTCATTAAATTTAGCGCATCAAGATACTATCGTCGTGCGCCAAAAAGATAAAGATCTCTACGCTGCCGTCGATCTCATCGTCGAGCGCGCCTCAAAAGTGCTTCGCAGATACCACGATAAGGTAAATTCTCACAAAAATCGTGACGAAATGAAACAAAACGCGGTAGATAATGCAATCAGCTCTAAGGAGCCAAATTTAAACGATGAGGTCGATGAGATTGTCCCTACTGAGCTAGAGCTTTATAAACCGCTAGAGATTGATGAAGCACTAAATAAGCTAAAAGAAAGCACCGATCAGTTTTTGGTTTTTAATGATATGGACGCTAAAATGCGTGTACTTTACAAGCGCAAGGACGGTAAATTCGGCTTATTTTAG
- a CDS encoding type II secretion system protein, translating to MKRGFTLIELVFVIVVLGIISMFGADLYTKIYKSYVHVRAVNQLEARTQNAMMLITNRLEDRIKSSTIGRELSSNEFVPISDLTDPRYDILEWIGQSVETRNINQRTPGWSGFMSMSQLKDSTWTAGTQDAGYIANTRAEFNMVSLGSDFPQVANIVGNLRATAYNTPSNNTQVAVIFKVVTNDASPTSVGIGFGYDRRIDENGSNRVLIAVGTPSNAGSGNIQGETIRINQYPLNPNNDNSQEFSEQYYIAHSAYAIVPDLGGRDSIVYTRDNDGNVLSKNFDLVLKYNYRPWSTVEKDAHSYDKASSSLLAEDVSLFRFKDDNGAVALKLCMRDDGRNFDPSELDLNVCKAQVVY from the coding sequence ATGAAAAGAGGTTTCACCCTTATAGAGCTTGTGTTTGTTATCGTAGTGCTAGGTATCATCTCGATGTTCGGTGCTGATCTATACACCAAGATCTACAAATCCTACGTGCATGTACGTGCAGTAAATCAGCTGGAAGCCAGAACACAAAATGCGATGATGCTAATCACAAATCGCTTAGAGGATAGAATAAAAAGCTCTACTATAGGCAGAGAGCTTAGCTCAAACGAGTTTGTGCCGATTAGCGATCTTACCGATCCGAGATACGACATACTGGAGTGGATCGGACAAAGCGTAGAGACGAGAAATATAAATCAGAGAACTCCTGGCTGGAGCGGCTTTATGTCGATGTCTCAGCTAAAAGATAGCACATGGACGGCAGGTACACAAGATGCCGGCTATATCGCAAATACTAGGGCTGAATTTAATATGGTATCTTTAGGTAGCGATTTCCCCCAAGTGGCTAATATAGTTGGAAATTTAAGGGCTACTGCGTATAACACTCCGTCTAATAATACTCAGGTTGCTGTTATATTTAAAGTCGTCACGAATGATGCTTCACCTACTAGCGTAGGTATAGGCTTTGGTTACGATAGGCGAATTGATGAAAACGGTAGCAATCGTGTTCTGATCGCTGTAGGCACACCTAGCAATGCAGGTAGTGGTAATATACAAGGCGAAACCATCAGGATAAATCAGTATCCGCTTAATCCGAATAATGATAATTCGCAGGAATTTTCTGAGCAGTATTATATAGCTCATAGTGCCTACGCGATTGTTCCGGATTTAGGGGGTAGGGATAGTATTGTATATACGAGAGATAATGACGGCAATGTATTAAGTAAGAATTTTGATCTAGTATTGAAATATAACTATCGTCCTTGGAGCACCGTTGAAAAAGATGCACACTCATATGATAAGGCTAGCAGCTCGTTACTAGCAGAGGATGTGAGCTTATTTAGGTTTAAGGATGATAATGGTGCCGTTGCGCTTAAGCTATGTATGAGAGACGACGGCAGAAATTTCGATCCTTCGGAGCTGGATCTAAACGTTTGTAAAGCACAGGTGGTGTACTAA
- a CDS encoding type II secretion system protein, whose amino-acid sequence MKKGFTLIELIFTIVILAITTMAIPRIVAQTTELNALAIKEELVYNAKAFMSRISKAQWDSAYAGDASCGGDSSCMKRILTVNPPADGAPEVRPGILNEASRREVSAQAPATKKQFGRKGISFGGARYNDIDDYDRFTTDITVGDLVGSSSKGDFILNTRINVDVDYVVEPFSAAQYATGTDIRGVLSDLPNDESAAPTNIKMVRVAATDLNDAVAKDGTAKSVVLKAFLSNIGVGVQTTATRRYN is encoded by the coding sequence ATGAAAAAAGGTTTTACTCTAATCGAGCTGATCTTTACTATCGTGATTTTGGCGATTACGACGATGGCGATCCCGCGTATCGTCGCGCAGACGACCGAGCTAAATGCCCTTGCGATCAAAGAGGAGCTTGTATATAACGCTAAAGCTTTTATGTCTCGTATATCTAAAGCGCAGTGGGATAGCGCATACGCAGGAGATGCTAGCTGCGGAGGCGATTCAAGCTGCATGAAGAGAATTCTAACGGTAAATCCGCCTGCTGATGGTGCTCCCGAGGTCAGACCAGGGATTTTAAATGAAGCTAGCAGGCGCGAGGTCAGTGCTCAAGCTCCGGCCACAAAAAAGCAGTTCGGTAGAAAAGGAATTTCTTTTGGTGGCGCTCGTTATAACGATATCGACGACTACGACCGATTTACTACCGATATAACAGTCGGTGATTTGGTGGGCTCTAGTAGCAAGGGTGATTTTATCCTCAATACTAGGATTAATGTCGATGTAGATTATGTAGTAGAGCCTTTTAGCGCGGCGCAGTACGCTACTGGTACTGATATAAGAGGCGTTCTTAGCGATCTGCCTAACGACGAGTCTGCTGCCCCTACTAATATAAAGATGGTTAGGGTCGCCGCCACGGATCTAAACGATGCCGTAGCTAAAGATGGTACTGCCAAATCAGTAGTTTTAAAAGCATTTTTATCTAATATCGGCGTCGGCGTTCAGACAACCGCCACTAGACGATATAACTGA
- a CDS encoding outer membrane protein assembly factor BamD encodes MTNLSKILSALLFIAFIGGCSGKGDGELFNLSPEAWYSKILEDINNASMEDAEKHYTSFSSEHIASPLLEEMTLIMAWAFVEDENYEKANKYLDEYIRLYGTTQKIEYARFLKIRANFDSFSRPNRNQKLMLNSIDEIRKFIAEYPQSEYRPLLETMLTKLRLAEHQLNIDIKDLYQRTDRESSAKIYEQRIEESPLNGTDVIKPHSPWYRAIFE; translated from the coding sequence ATGACAAATCTAAGTAAAATTCTATCCGCTCTCCTATTTATCGCGTTTATCGGCGGCTGCAGCGGCAAGGGCGACGGCGAGCTTTTTAATCTAAGCCCCGAGGCATGGTATTCTAAAATTTTAGAAGACATCAATAACGCCAGTATGGAGGATGCCGAGAAGCATTATACTAGCTTTTCTAGCGAGCATATCGCCTCTCCGCTGCTTGAGGAGATGACGCTCATTATGGCGTGGGCTTTTGTGGAGGATGAAAACTACGAGAAAGCAAACAAATACCTAGACGAATATATCCGCCTCTACGGCACGACGCAGAAGATCGAATACGCAAGATTTCTAAAAATTAGAGCAAATTTCGATTCCTTTAGCCGCCCAAATCGTAACCAAAAGCTAATGCTAAACAGCATCGACGAAATTCGAAAATTTATAGCTGAATACCCGCAGAGCGAGTATCGTCCGCTACTTGAGACGATGCTAACAAAGCTACGCCTTGCCGAGCATCAGCTAAATATCGACATCAAAGACCTTTACCAGCGCACCGATCGCGAAAGTTCTGCCAAAATTTACGAGCAGCGCATCGAAGAATCCCCGCTAAACGGCACTGACGTCATTAAACCGCACTCGCCTTGGTATCGCGCGATTTTTGAGTAG